Proteins encoded by one window of Nasonia vitripennis strain AsymCx chromosome 5, Nvit_psr_1.1, whole genome shotgun sequence:
- the LOC100678292 gene encoding uncharacterized protein LOC100678292, with protein sequence MSKIIVLILAMCALSLFYIASPCEASPVDGDISVSDEKSPQSDHILDEPKDSALDNNGTSSDMGNSTENGRALFDFPEEGREVIVGDRRCPDGQSYQFGSCREDE encoded by the exons ATGAGTAAAATTATTGTCTTGATTTTGGCGATGTGTGCGCTGTCGTTATTTTACATAGCGAGTCCGTGCGAAGCTAGTCCAGTTGATGGTGATATTTCCGTAAGCGATGAAAAGAGTCCTCAATCTGATCATATTCTGGACGAACCCAAAGATTCTGCGCTAGATAATAATGGAACGTCCAG TGATATGGGAAATAGCACTGAAAATGGAAGAGCTTTATTCGATTTTCCAGAGGAAGGGAGAGAAGTAATAGTAGGCGATAGAAGATGTCCTGATGGCCAATCGTACCAATTTGGTTCATGTCGCGAAGATGAATAG